One window of the Gemmatimonadaceae bacterium genome contains the following:
- a CDS encoding cytochrome c: protein MSGIRRMTALAARGVAACTVLAVIGGLAASPAAAQESSNASVWVAPEEPAHQPNPVAVTNDAVARGRGLFRANCEMCHGQHGRGDGQIAASLPVHPADLTSDRVQSQTDGALFWKITEGRGPMPSARSTLTPAGRWAVIDYIRSLKANK, encoded by the coding sequence ATGTCTGGCATTCGCAGGATGACGGCCCTCGCGGCGCGCGGCGTGGCCGCGTGCACGGTCCTCGCCGTGATCGGAGGGTTGGCGGCGTCGCCGGCGGCGGCGCAGGAATCGAGCAACGCGTCGGTGTGGGTGGCGCCGGAAGAGCCGGCGCATCAGCCGAATCCCGTTGCCGTAACCAATGACGCCGTGGCTCGGGGGCGCGGGTTGTTCCGCGCCAACTGTGAGATGTGCCATGGGCAGCACGGGCGGGGCGACGGGCAGATCGCGGCGTCGCTACCCGTGCATCCGGCGGATCTCACGTCGGATCGCGTGCAGTCGCAGACGGACGGCGCGCTGTTCTGGAAGATCACCGAGGGCCGGGGCCCGATGCCGAGCGCGCGGTCCACGCTGACGCCGGCCGGCCGGTGGGCGGTGATCGACTACATCAGAAGTCTCAAGGCCAACAAGTAG
- a CDS encoding cytochrome c3 family protein encodes MHPRDRFWRVVVPAGVVLVVSTMVTVGWITQPARFVLGYAPAQPIPFSHKVHAGTNRIPCEYCHTNADRSRAATVPAVQTCMNCHRFITMPDSNYITKDVVARLASDRAMLWKRVYDLPDHAYFDHRAHVNVGVQCQTCHGAVQNMDVVSRVMNMRMGQCLACHRDPRPYLPPTSAIKQGPTDCTACHR; translated from the coding sequence GTGCATCCGCGCGATCGATTCTGGCGTGTCGTCGTTCCGGCGGGCGTGGTCCTCGTCGTCAGCACCATGGTGACGGTGGGATGGATCACGCAGCCCGCGCGCTTCGTGCTCGGCTACGCGCCGGCGCAGCCCATCCCGTTCTCGCACAAGGTGCATGCCGGCACGAATCGCATTCCGTGCGAGTACTGCCACACGAATGCCGATCGCAGCCGCGCCGCCACCGTGCCCGCGGTCCAGACGTGCATGAACTGCCACCGGTTCATCACGATGCCCGACAGCAACTACATCACCAAGGATGTCGTGGCCCGACTGGCATCGGATCGTGCCATGCTGTGGAAGCGGGTCTATGACCTGCCGGACCATGCGTACTTCGACCACCGCGCGCACGTGAACGTGGGCGTCCAGTGCCAGACCTGCCACGGTGCCGTTCAGAACATGGACGTCGTGTCCCGCGTCATGAACATGCGGATGGGACAGTGCCTGGCCTGCCATCGGGATCCGCGCCCGTACCTGCCGCCGACCTCTGCCATCAAGCAGGGACCGACGGATTGCACCGCTTGTCACCGATAA
- the nrfD gene encoding NrfD/PsrC family molybdoenzyme membrane anchor subunit: MSEATLPVSLRIAPLVEGDVSLGGLDDHVRYWSEAPPPRSWYIAITITGLVALMGFAAIGYMLYTGIGVIGNNVPVVWGFLIINFVFWVGIGHAGTLISVILYLFRQRWRNAISRIAEATTVFAFVCAMIFPAIHIGRPWLPYWLLPYPNQRGMWVNFRSPLIWDVFAVMTYFIVSLMFWYLGLVPDFATLRGTATSRVKRAVFRLLSWGWVGNARQWVHYEKGYLLLAGMTTVLALSVHSIVSMDFAVSMVPGWHMTIFPPYFVVGAAFSGFAGVVLVFAFVRTAMKLENYVTPRHMDLLNRMVLFLSCVMAYAYLMEGFTAWYSSDTFVRYVFANYVFGKGWWAGWLTITLNCVLPQLLWFPRFRRSVPVMVLVSSGVTLGMWMERYTIVILSLQRDYLPSSWGSYLPTRYDFAILFGSIGLFLTLLLLFLRKLPIIAAWEVKPDIVYYQKQRAGAEHV; this comes from the coding sequence ATGTCTGAGGCCACCCTCCCGGTATCGCTGCGCATCGCACCCCTGGTCGAAGGCGACGTTTCGCTTGGCGGCCTCGACGACCACGTCCGGTACTGGAGCGAGGCGCCCCCGCCCAGATCCTGGTACATCGCCATCACGATCACCGGCCTGGTGGCGCTCATGGGCTTCGCCGCGATCGGCTACATGCTGTACACCGGCATTGGCGTGATCGGGAACAACGTGCCCGTGGTCTGGGGCTTCCTGATCATCAACTTCGTGTTCTGGGTGGGCATCGGCCACGCCGGCACGTTGATCTCGGTCATCCTCTATCTGTTCCGGCAGCGGTGGCGCAACGCGATCAGCCGCATCGCCGAGGCCACGACCGTGTTCGCGTTCGTCTGCGCGATGATCTTTCCGGCCATCCACATCGGCCGGCCCTGGTTGCCGTACTGGCTGCTGCCGTACCCCAATCAGCGGGGGATGTGGGTGAACTTCCGATCGCCGCTGATCTGGGACGTGTTCGCGGTGATGACGTACTTCATCGTGTCGCTCATGTTCTGGTATCTGGGGCTGGTCCCCGATTTCGCCACGTTGCGCGGCACCGCCACGAGCAGGGTCAAGCGGGCGGTGTTCAGGCTGCTCAGCTGGGGGTGGGTGGGCAATGCCCGGCAGTGGGTCCACTACGAGAAGGGGTACCTCCTGCTGGCTGGCATGACCACGGTCCTGGCCCTGAGCGTGCACAGCATCGTGTCGATGGACTTCGCCGTGTCGATGGTGCCCGGCTGGCACATGACGATCTTCCCGCCGTACTTCGTGGTGGGAGCGGCCTTCTCCGGGTTCGCGGGGGTCGTGCTCGTGTTCGCGTTCGTGCGCACGGCCATGAAGTTGGAGAACTACGTCACCCCCCGGCACATGGACCTCCTGAACCGGATGGTCCTGTTCCTGTCCTGCGTCATGGCGTACGCGTACCTCATGGAGGGCTTCACGGCCTGGTACAGCTCCGACACCTTCGTCAGGTACGTCTTCGCCAACTACGTGTTCGGCAAGGGCTGGTGGGCGGGCTGGCTGACGATCACGCTCAACTGCGTGCTGCCGCAGCTGCTCTGGTTCCCCAGATTCCGCCGGTCCGTGCCGGTCATGGTGTTGGTGTCGTCCGGGGTGACGCTCGGCATGTGGATGGAGCGGTATACCATCGTCATCCTGTCGTTGCAGCGCGACTATCTGCCGTCTTCGTGGGGCAGCTATCTCCCGACGCGGTACGACTTCGCCATTCTCTTCGGCTCGATCGGCCTGTTCCTGACGCTTCTGCTGCTGTTCCTGCGCAAGTTGCCGATCATCGCGGCGTGGGAAGTGAAGCCCGACATCGTGTATTACCAGAAGCAGCGCGCGGGGGCCGAACATGTCTGA
- a CDS encoding quinol:electron acceptor oxidoreductase subunit ActD produces the protein MSDSVFGVLGLFGSADELLAAIPKIKAKGFAKLEAYTPYPVHGIDEALDLPKSKLGVLVFLIGSLACISAFTFEWWTSTRGYPLRTGGKPFNGWQGWVLVMVEATILLSTFTAGIGMLFAFNKLPFFGNPMLESKAITSITRDRFALVLVPVGGTLDVEGAAGALRAAGAESIEVVRVPEETKPGLAWWARTGVAIAAACAVAGVGTAWVIRAFPTIKPMVNMQVQPKLNAQSADAFFANGRGMQLPPIGTVARGYMPVVDTTPDAAGTNLFNPLPVTAQVLTRGREMFNLHCAVCHDRLGTGKPWLDSTYHAMPVDLQSAPMRAAPDGFLYWVISQGIRTMPGYAADISQDDRWAVVRYIRALQRSQDATKGDLK, from the coding sequence ATGTCTGATTCCGTATTCGGCGTGCTGGGGCTGTTCGGCAGCGCGGACGAACTGCTGGCGGCGATCCCGAAGATCAAGGCCAAGGGCTTCGCCAAGCTGGAGGCGTACACCCCCTATCCGGTGCACGGGATCGACGAGGCGCTGGACCTGCCCAAGTCGAAGCTGGGCGTCCTGGTGTTCCTGATCGGGAGCCTGGCGTGCATCTCGGCATTCACGTTCGAGTGGTGGACCAGCACCAGAGGGTATCCGCTGCGCACCGGCGGGAAGCCGTTCAACGGGTGGCAGGGCTGGGTGCTGGTGATGGTGGAAGCGACCATCCTGCTGTCGACGTTCACCGCCGGCATCGGGATGCTGTTCGCCTTCAACAAGCTGCCGTTCTTCGGCAACCCGATGCTGGAGAGCAAGGCCATCACGAGCATCACGCGCGACCGGTTCGCGCTGGTGCTGGTTCCGGTGGGCGGCACGCTGGATGTGGAAGGGGCCGCCGGCGCGCTGCGCGCGGCGGGCGCCGAGTCCATCGAAGTGGTTCGCGTCCCCGAAGAGACGAAGCCTGGGTTGGCGTGGTGGGCGAGGACCGGCGTCGCGATCGCCGCCGCGTGTGCGGTGGCCGGCGTGGGCACGGCGTGGGTGATCCGTGCCTTTCCCACGATCAAGCCGATGGTCAACATGCAGGTGCAGCCCAAGCTCAACGCGCAGTCGGCGGACGCGTTCTTCGCCAACGGGCGCGGCATGCAACTGCCTCCGATCGGGACCGTGGCGCGCGGGTACATGCCGGTGGTCGATACGACGCCCGACGCGGCGGGAACGAATCTTTTCAACCCGTTGCCGGTCACGGCGCAGGTGCTGACGCGCGGACGCGAGATGTTCAATCTGCACTGCGCCGTCTGCCACGATCGCCTCGGAACGGGCAAGCCGTGGCTCGACAGCACGTACCATGCGATGCCGGTGGATCTGCAGTCGGCGCCGATGCGCGCCGCGCCCGACGGCTTCCTGTACTGGGTGATCTCGCAGGGCATCCGCACCATGCCGGGCTACGCGGCCGACATCTCGCAGGACGACCGGTGGGCCGTGGTGCGCTACATCCGGGCGCTCCAACGCTCGCAGGACGCGACGAAGGGGGATCTGAAATGA
- a CDS encoding cytochrome c translates to MPQQSKGIAIAVVSVVGAIGLLVVVGRALIYAGGAHTLPYPAVTDKHPDPTIFATVVGKPTAGLDLGAMLTASPQALAHGKQLFDVSCVMCHGAMGKGDGAAAVALTPRPRDFSKAQGWTVGYTMAAIYTTLSDGVKGTGMPAFDALTPPDRFAVAHYVQSLGAFDHHDNQAEDIKQIDARYHLGEGPLAPSKVAVPTVMTHMEAEYTAPPAVTMPPASDRSMPAELRRGLIADSVRAAEVLSEAPDWRANMAVFTRVAMSGAPSNGFRPAVAALNAAQWKAFHDELVRLTPVPGTGGADTATH, encoded by the coding sequence ATGCCGCAACAATCAAAGGGAATTGCCATTGCCGTGGTGTCCGTCGTCGGCGCGATCGGGCTGCTGGTGGTCGTGGGACGGGCGCTGATCTATGCGGGCGGCGCGCACACGCTGCCGTACCCGGCGGTCACCGACAAGCATCCGGATCCCACGATCTTCGCCACCGTGGTGGGCAAGCCGACGGCCGGCCTCGACCTTGGCGCGATGCTCACGGCGAGTCCGCAAGCGCTGGCCCACGGGAAGCAGCTGTTCGACGTGAGCTGCGTGATGTGCCACGGCGCGATGGGCAAGGGCGACGGCGCCGCCGCCGTGGCGCTGACGCCTCGTCCACGGGACTTCAGCAAGGCGCAGGGCTGGACGGTGGGGTATACCATGGCCGCCATCTACACCACGTTGAGCGATGGCGTCAAAGGCACGGGCATGCCGGCGTTCGACGCGCTCACGCCCCCCGACCGCTTCGCCGTGGCCCACTACGTGCAATCGCTCGGCGCGTTCGACCACCACGACAACCAGGCCGAGGACATCAAGCAGATCGACGCGCGCTACCATCTGGGCGAGGGCCCGCTCGCGCCCAGCAAGGTGGCCGTGCCCACGGTCATGACCCACATGGAAGCCGAGTATACGGCGCCCCCCGCGGTCACGATGCCCCCCGCGTCGGATCGCAGCATGCCCGCCGAGCTCCGGCGGGGGCTGATCGCGGATTCGGTGCGGGCCGCGGAAGTGCTGTCGGAGGCTCCCGACTGGCGCGCCAACATGGCGGTCTTCACCCGCGTGGCCATGTCCGGCGCCCCGAGCAACGGCTTCCGGCCGGCCGTGGCCGCGTTGAACGCCGCGCAGTGGAAGGCGTTCCACGATGAACTCGTCAGGCTCACGCCCGTTCCCGGAACCGGCGGCGCAGACACCGCGACACACTGA
- a CDS encoding tyrosine-protein phosphatase, translating to MTALDTNPAPGRATWRRAVKGLAIVAAVVVLSLGGYLGALQLTGNIHVVEQGQLYRSAQLNQGEFEHVIGEYGIKSIVNLRGAHPTDTWYVDEIGVSRARGVMHYDIGISAERVVTPAQIESILAVLRAAPKPILIHCQGGADRSGLVAALYEAVIEGKSVDEADGQLSLRYGHFPYLGSKTGAMDQSYWAYVDAR from the coding sequence GTGACCGCGTTGGATACCAACCCCGCCCCGGGACGGGCGACATGGCGGCGGGCCGTGAAGGGCCTGGCGATCGTCGCCGCCGTCGTGGTCCTTTCACTGGGCGGCTACCTGGGCGCGCTCCAGCTCACCGGCAACATCCACGTGGTGGAGCAGGGCCAGTTGTATCGGTCGGCCCAGCTCAACCAGGGCGAGTTCGAGCACGTGATCGGGGAGTACGGCATCAAGTCGATCGTGAACCTGCGGGGCGCCCACCCCACCGACACCTGGTATGTGGACGAGATCGGCGTGTCCAGGGCCCGCGGCGTCATGCATTACGATATCGGTATATCGGCGGAGCGGGTCGTCACGCCGGCGCAGATCGAGAGCATCCTGGCCGTCCTCCGCGCGGCGCCCAAGCCGATCCTGATCCACTGCCAGGGCGGCGCCGACCGGTCGGGGTTGGTGGCGGCGCTCTACGAGGCGGTGATCGAGGGCAAGAGCGTCGACGAGGCCGACGGCCAGCTGTCGCTCCGCTACGGCCATTTCCCGTATCTCGGGAGCAAGACCGGGGCGATGGATCAGAGCTACTGGGCGTACGTGGACGCGCGCTGA
- the pepT gene encoding peptidase T → MNSTLQPPAEPVVDRFIRYARIDTQSQEGQSATPSTQTQWTLINLLADELRQLGATNVRVDEHGMVYASIPGNAPESARVPVLGLIAHVDTSPAVSGANVSPVIHANYRGGDIVLPNDPTQVITVAQNPVLATMIGDDIITTDGTTLLGSDDKAGVAAIMTLVDLLIRNPGITHGPLSVAFTPDEEIGSGIELFDVPGFGAQFAYTVDGGTLGEISDETWSAQLATVTFHGKSVHPGTAKGVMVNSVYAMAHYLSRMPRDMLPETTEGRVGFVHPYAGVADVETSSVKILLRDFERQGLESKERLLRELAAATEVAFAGVTVQVDVKDNYRNMKEVLKDHPQLTENALEAARRAGLEPFMMPIRGGTDGSKLTFRGLPCPNIFTGGHNFHGKQEFNSRRGLEKTAETLVHLVQIFAERAARG, encoded by the coding sequence ATGAACTCCACGCTCCAACCGCCCGCCGAGCCGGTCGTCGATCGGTTCATCCGCTATGCGCGCATCGACACGCAGTCGCAGGAAGGCCAATCGGCCACGCCGAGCACGCAGACGCAGTGGACGCTGATCAATCTCCTGGCCGATGAGCTCAGGCAGCTCGGCGCGACGAACGTTCGGGTGGACGAGCACGGCATGGTGTACGCGTCGATTCCGGGCAACGCCCCGGAGTCGGCGCGGGTGCCGGTGCTGGGTCTCATCGCGCACGTCGACACGTCGCCGGCGGTGAGCGGCGCCAACGTGTCGCCGGTGATCCACGCCAACTACCGCGGCGGCGACATCGTGCTGCCCAACGACCCCACGCAGGTCATCACCGTGGCGCAGAATCCCGTGCTGGCGACGATGATCGGCGACGACATCATCACCACCGACGGCACCACGCTCCTCGGCTCCGACGACAAGGCGGGCGTGGCCGCGATCATGACCCTCGTGGACCTGCTGATCCGGAATCCCGGCATCACGCATGGTCCACTCTCCGTGGCGTTCACCCCCGACGAGGAGATCGGCAGCGGCATCGAGCTGTTCGACGTGCCCGGATTCGGCGCGCAGTTCGCCTACACCGTGGACGGCGGAACGCTGGGCGAGATCAGCGACGAGACCTGGAGCGCGCAGCTGGCCACCGTGACCTTCCACGGCAAGAGCGTGCACCCCGGCACGGCCAAGGGCGTGATGGTGAATTCGGTGTACGCCATGGCCCATTACCTGTCGCGGATGCCGCGCGACATGCTGCCGGAGACCACCGAGGGACGGGTGGGGTTCGTGCACCCGTACGCGGGCGTGGCCGACGTGGAGACGTCGAGCGTGAAGATCCTGCTGCGCGACTTCGAGCGGCAGGGCCTGGAGTCCAAGGAGCGGCTGCTCCGCGAACTCGCCGCCGCCACCGAGGTCGCCTTCGCCGGAGTCACCGTGCAGGTGGACGTGAAGGACAACTATCGGAACATGAAGGAAGTGCTCAAGGACCATCCGCAGCTCACCGAGAACGCCCTCGAGGCGGCGCGGCGCGCGGGACTCGAGCCGTTCATGATGCCCATTCGCGGCGGCACGGACGGATCCAAGCTCACGTTCCGCGGACTGCCCTGCCCCAACATCTTCACCGGCGGGCACAACTTCCACGGGAAGCAGGAATTCAATTCGCGGCGCGGACTCGAGAAGACCGCCGAGACGCTGGTGCACCTGGTGCAGATTTTCGCGGAGCGCGCTGCGCGCGGGTAG